A genomic region of Azoarcus sp. KH32C contains the following coding sequences:
- the purU gene encoding formyltetrahydrofolate deformylase — translation MHRERFYTLSASCPDRVGIVARVSGFVAEHNGWILETSLHAEPPRENEAVGRYFMRIEIKASSLPFHLAEFRERFRPLAEELEMEWTITDSAVKKRVVVLVSKQEHCLYDLLARWQSKELDIEIACVISNHDTFRGFVEWHGIPFHHVPVTADNKASAYAEVRRIFEEVRGDTMVLARYMQILAPDLCAAYPGRIINIHHSFLPSFVGAKPYHQAWAKGVKLIGATCHYVTAELDQGPIIEQDVIRIDHSDSVDDMVRYGKDIEKTVLARGLRYHLEGRVLLHGNKTIVFR, via the coding sequence ATGCACCGCGAACGCTTCTACACCCTGTCGGCGTCCTGCCCCGACCGCGTCGGCATCGTCGCCCGCGTGTCGGGCTTCGTCGCCGAGCACAACGGCTGGATCCTCGAGACCTCGCTGCACGCCGAACCTCCGCGCGAGAATGAAGCGGTCGGGCGCTACTTCATGCGCATCGAGATCAAGGCCTCCTCGCTACCCTTCCACCTCGCCGAGTTCCGCGAGCGCTTCCGTCCGCTCGCGGAAGAGCTCGAGATGGAATGGACGATCACCGACTCGGCAGTCAAGAAGCGCGTGGTCGTGCTCGTGTCGAAGCAGGAGCACTGCCTCTACGATCTGCTCGCGCGCTGGCAGTCGAAGGAACTCGATATCGAGATCGCCTGCGTGATCTCGAACCACGACACCTTCCGCGGTTTCGTCGAGTGGCACGGCATCCCCTTCCACCATGTGCCGGTCACGGCGGACAACAAGGCCTCGGCCTACGCCGAAGTGCGCCGCATCTTCGAGGAAGTGCGTGGCGACACGATGGTGCTCGCGCGCTACATGCAGATTCTCGCGCCCGACCTGTGCGCCGCCTACCCGGGGCGCATCATCAACATCCACCACAGCTTCCTGCCGAGCTTCGTCGGCGCCAAGCCCTACCACCAGGCCTGGGCGAAGGGCGTAAAGCTGATTGGCGCGACCTGCCACTACGTCACGGCCGAACTCGACCAGGGCCCGATCATCGAGCAGGACGTGATCCGCATCGACCACTCGGATTCCGTCGACGACATGGTCCGCTACGGCAAGGACATCGAGAAGACGGTGCTCGCGCGCGGCCTGCGCTATCACCTCGAAGGCCGTGTGTTGCTGCACGGCAACAAGACCATCGTGTTCCGCTGA
- a CDS encoding YifB family Mg chelatase-like AAA ATPase — MSLALIRTRALAGLGAPEVTVEVHLANGLPAFSLVGLPDTEVREARDRVRAAIVTSQFEFPQRRITVNLAPADLPKEGGRFDLPIALGILVASGQVEAAALARHEFVGELSLDGSLRPVRGALSMALANARAGRALVLPAVNADEAALATGAEILPAASLLAVCAHLNGHSKLEPHPAPQVAGATDADADLADVKGQLQARRALEVAAAGQHSLLMFGPPGTGKSMLARRLPGLLPPMDDAEALESAAIQSVEGGFDASRWRRRAYRAPHHSASAPALVGGGSTPRPGEISLAHHGVLFLDELPEFNRRVLEALREPLETGVVTVSRARQRAEFPARFQLVAAMNPCPCGHAGNPRGQCRCTPDQVARYRGRLSGPLLDRMDITIEVPLLDHAELVAQPAGEASGTVRERVGRAWAIQRERQGVPNSQLATGRVDALCAPDSAGQGLLDQAVRRLNLSARGYHRILKVARTIADLAGAERVGASHLAEAIQYRRGLDAR, encoded by the coding sequence ATGTCGCTCGCCCTGATCCGTACCCGGGCGCTCGCCGGTCTCGGCGCGCCCGAGGTCACGGTCGAAGTCCATCTCGCCAACGGTCTGCCCGCATTCAGCCTGGTCGGGCTCCCCGATACCGAGGTGCGCGAGGCACGCGACCGTGTGCGCGCCGCGATCGTCACGTCGCAGTTCGAATTCCCACAACGCCGCATCACCGTGAATTTGGCGCCGGCCGACCTGCCCAAGGAGGGCGGACGCTTCGACCTGCCGATTGCGCTGGGCATCCTCGTCGCGTCGGGCCAGGTCGAGGCGGCGGCGCTCGCGCGCCACGAGTTCGTCGGCGAACTGTCGCTCGACGGCAGCCTGCGCCCGGTGCGCGGCGCGCTGTCGATGGCGCTCGCGAACGCGCGTGCGGGCCGTGCGCTGGTCCTGCCGGCCGTCAATGCCGACGAGGCGGCGCTCGCGACCGGCGCCGAGATCCTGCCCGCCGCGAGCCTTCTCGCGGTGTGCGCACATCTCAATGGCCACAGCAAGCTGGAACCGCATCCCGCGCCGCAGGTGGCGGGCGCGACGGATGCCGATGCCGATCTCGCCGACGTCAAGGGACAGCTGCAGGCGCGCCGGGCGCTCGAAGTCGCGGCGGCAGGACAGCATTCATTATTGATGTTCGGCCCGCCGGGCACCGGCAAGTCGATGCTCGCGCGTCGCCTGCCGGGCCTGCTGCCGCCGATGGACGATGCCGAGGCGCTCGAAAGCGCGGCGATCCAGTCCGTCGAGGGGGGCTTCGACGCCTCGCGCTGGCGCCGTCGTGCGTATCGGGCTCCGCATCACTCGGCGTCGGCGCCGGCGCTGGTCGGCGGCGGTTCGACGCCGCGGCCCGGCGAAATCAGTCTCGCGCACCATGGCGTCCTGTTCCTCGACGAGCTGCCGGAGTTCAATCGCCGCGTGCTCGAGGCGCTGCGCGAACCGCTGGAGACCGGCGTCGTGACGGTGTCGCGTGCGCGCCAGCGGGCGGAATTCCCGGCGCGCTTCCAGCTCGTCGCGGCGATGAACCCCTGCCCCTGCGGTCACGCGGGTAATCCGCGCGGGCAGTGCCGCTGTACGCCGGATCAGGTGGCGCGCTACCGCGGGCGGCTCTCCGGGCCCTTGCTCGACCGCATGGACATCACGATCGAAGTGCCGCTGCTCGATCATGCGGAGCTCGTCGCGCAACCCGCCGGCGAAGCGAGCGGGACGGTCCGCGAACGCGTCGGGCGCGCGTGGGCGATCCAGCGCGAACGCCAGGGCGTGCCGAACAGCCAGCTCGCCACGGGCCGCGTCGATGCGTTGTGCGCGCCCGACAGCGCCGGGCAGGGCTTGCTCGACCAGGCGGTCCGGCGGCTGAACCTGTCGGCGCGCGGGTACCACCGCATTCTCAAGGTCGCGCGGACGATTGCGGACCTTGCCGGCGCCGAGCGCGTCGGGGCGTCGCACCTCGCGGAGGCGATCCAGTATCGCCGCGGGCTCGACGCACGCTGA
- a CDS encoding rhodanese-like domain-containing protein, with protein MSRQCLSRVTATVVLSLVMGAASAVDNPTNLAGAIVVSAEQARELQAKGVIVVDARSAAEYAEAHIDGAINVPYKEKSAKAPDFDAAQDAVDLTKLPSDKSAGFVTYCNGHDCWKSYKLSTVAIKAGHSKVYWLRDGLPGWKAKGFPIK; from the coding sequence ATGAGTCGCCAATGCCTTTCCCGCGTCACCGCCACCGTCGTGCTGAGCCTTGTTATGGGGGCCGCAAGCGCCGTCGACAATCCGACGAACCTCGCCGGGGCGATCGTCGTATCAGCGGAGCAGGCGCGCGAGCTGCAGGCGAAGGGAGTGATCGTGGTGGATGCCAGATCGGCCGCGGAATATGCCGAAGCGCATATCGACGGCGCGATCAACGTGCCTTACAAGGAAAAGAGCGCGAAGGCGCCCGACTTCGATGCGGCGCAGGACGCCGTGGACCTCACGAAGCTGCCGTCCGACAAGTCCGCCGGGTTCGTCACGTACTGCAACGGCCATGACTGCTGGAAGAGTTACAAGCTCTCGACGGTGGCGATCAAAGCCGGTCACAGCAAGGTCTATTGGCTGCGCGATGGTCTTCCCGGGTGGAAGGCCAAGGGTTTCCCGATCAAGTAA
- a CDS encoding accessory factor UbiK family protein, whose translation MAGPRILDEIGSKLSELAASNPARDFEKNAKALLGSMFGRLDLVTREEFDVQRELLAHTRQKLAELEDRVAGLERELARARDEA comes from the coding sequence ATGGCTGGTCCGCGCATCCTCGACGAAATCGGCTCCAAGCTCTCGGAACTTGCCGCGAGCAACCCTGCGCGGGATTTCGAAAAGAACGCCAAGGCACTGCTGGGCAGCATGTTCGGCCGCCTTGACCTCGTCACGCGCGAGGAATTCGACGTGCAGCGCGAACTGCTCGCCCACACTCGCCAGAAGCTCGCCGAACTCGAAGACCGTGTGGCCGGGCTCGAGCGCGAACTCGCACGCGCCCGCGACGAGGCCTGA
- a CDS encoding HD-GYP domain-containing protein → MIKLIRIEQLAPGMFIHDLNCDWTDHDFIRNQFLVADAETVARVGEIGVHEIYIDTSRGGDVADAPTEDDRRSELDATLGHIAAAPQPRLESVSRDAELQRARRLQGEAEQIVRGVMGDVRIGKQIELEKVEPLVEKIVASIFRQPDALLPLLHLKDHDDYTFMHSVSVCALLTSFARTLELPREVIKEISIGALLHDVGKAKVPDGILNKPAKLTDAEFDKMKSHVVQSKIILQHTPGISEIALDVAAEHHERFDGTGYPNKLKGSEISLYGQMGAIVDVYDAITSNRVYHKGMPPTQALRKLLEWSKYHFDPKLVHAFIRSVGIYPSGSLVRLESGKLAVVQAQNMEHLLQPTVLVMFDAIRRCYLTPQVLDLAKSKDVIIEHEDFDKWQIDPARWIAAG, encoded by the coding sequence ATGATCAAACTGATCCGCATCGAACAGCTCGCACCGGGCATGTTCATCCATGACCTGAATTGCGACTGGACCGATCACGATTTCATCCGCAACCAGTTCCTCGTCGCCGACGCGGAAACGGTCGCCCGCGTGGGCGAGATCGGGGTGCATGAAATCTATATTGACACCTCGCGCGGCGGCGATGTGGCGGATGCCCCGACGGAGGACGACCGGCGTAGCGAACTCGATGCGACGCTCGGCCACATCGCAGCGGCGCCGCAGCCGCGGCTGGAAAGCGTCTCGCGCGATGCCGAACTCCAACGGGCGCGCCGCCTGCAGGGCGAGGCGGAACAGATCGTGCGGGGCGTCATGGGCGACGTGCGCATCGGCAAGCAGATCGAGCTGGAGAAGGTCGAGCCGCTCGTCGAGAAGATCGTCGCCTCGATCTTCCGCCAGCCCGACGCGCTGCTGCCGCTGCTGCACCTGAAGGACCATGACGACTACACTTTCATGCACTCGGTGTCGGTGTGCGCATTGCTGACGAGCTTCGCGCGCACGCTCGAGCTGCCGCGCGAAGTCATCAAGGAGATCTCGATCGGCGCGCTGCTGCACGACGTCGGCAAGGCGAAGGTGCCCGACGGCATCCTCAACAAGCCCGCGAAGCTGACCGACGCCGAGTTCGACAAGATGAAGTCACACGTCGTGCAGAGCAAGATCATCCTGCAGCATACGCCGGGCATCAGCGAGATCGCGCTCGACGTCGCCGCCGAGCACCATGAGCGTTTCGACGGCACGGGATACCCGAACAAGCTCAAGGGCAGCGAGATCAGTCTGTACGGTCAGATGGGGGCGATCGTCGACGTCTATGACGCGATCACGTCGAACCGCGTGTACCACAAGGGCATGCCGCCGACGCAGGCACTGAGGAAGCTCCTCGAATGGAGCAAGTACCACTTCGACCCCAAGCTCGTGCACGCCTTCATCCGCTCGGTCGGCATCTATCCGAGCGGATCGCTGGTGCGCCTCGAAAGTGGCAAGCTCGCCGTCGTGCAGGCGCAGAACATGGAACACCTGCTGCAGCCGACGGTGCTCGTGATGTTCGACGCGATCAGACGCTGCTACCTGACGCCCCAGGTCCTCGACCTGGCGAAGTCGAAGGACGTGATCATCGAACACGAAGACTTCGACAAGTGGCAGATCGATCCGGCGCGGTGGATCGCGGCGGGCTGA
- the glnK gene encoding P-II family nitrogen regulator, with protein sequence MKFVTAIIKPFKLDEVREALSAIGVQGITVTEVKGFGRQKGHTELYRGAEYVVDFLPKVKIEAAVRSELLDQVIEAIEKAAATGKIGDGKIFVFDLEQAIRIRTGETGTDAL encoded by the coding sequence ATGAAATTCGTCACAGCCATCATCAAGCCGTTCAAGCTCGACGAAGTGCGCGAAGCGCTCTCGGCGATCGGCGTGCAGGGCATCACGGTGACCGAGGTCAAGGGCTTCGGTCGTCAGAAGGGTCACACCGAGCTGTACCGCGGTGCCGAATACGTCGTCGACTTCCTGCCGAAAGTGAAGATCGAAGCCGCCGTACGCAGCGAACTGCTCGACCAGGTCATCGAAGCCATCGAGAAGGCGGCCGCCACCGGCAAGATCGGCGACGGCAAGATCTTCGTCTTCGACCTCGAGCAGGCCATCCGCATCCGGACCGGCGAAACCGGCACCGACGCGCTGTAA
- a CDS encoding TorF family putative porin, with protein MNKRILATAVLAALPLLSTGSAFAEEAADNPVTANVSLVSDYAYRGISQTDEKMALQGGFDYAHSSGLYVGVWGSNVSWIRDGEDAARDAGATFKSSHNSLEVDVYGGYKGTVGDFGYDVGLLQYVYPGRYTQTWRTSVAKRPDTLEGYVGLSYKFLTFKYSHAFTNLFGAPDSENSKYLDLSAAYEIADGWTLNAHFGRQVIAGPAESYNDWKIGVTKAIAGVTLGLHYVDTDINHVDIAEPRVIFSVAKSF; from the coding sequence ATGAACAAGCGCATCCTCGCGACCGCAGTCCTTGCAGCGCTCCCGCTGCTCTCCACCGGCTCCGCCTTCGCCGAAGAGGCCGCGGACAACCCGGTCACGGCCAACGTTTCGCTGGTGTCCGACTACGCCTACCGCGGTATCAGCCAGACCGACGAGAAGATGGCGCTGCAGGGCGGTTTCGATTACGCGCATTCGAGCGGCCTGTACGTCGGCGTGTGGGGCTCGAACGTGTCCTGGATCCGTGACGGCGAAGATGCCGCGCGCGACGCCGGCGCCACCTTCAAGTCCTCGCACAACAGCCTCGAAGTCGACGTCTATGGCGGCTACAAGGGCACCGTCGGCGACTTCGGCTACGACGTCGGCCTGCTGCAATACGTCTACCCGGGCCGCTACACCCAGACCTGGCGCACCTCGGTCGCCAAGCGCCCGGACACCCTCGAAGGCTACGTCGGCCTGTCGTACAAGTTCCTGACCTTCAAATACTCGCACGCCTTCACGAACCTGTTCGGCGCGCCGGATTCGGAAAACAGCAAGTATCTCGACCTGTCGGCGGCCTATGAGATCGCTGACGGCTGGACCCTTAACGCCCACTTCGGCCGCCAGGTCATCGCCGGCCCGGCCGAGTCGTACAACGACTGGAAGATCGGCGTAACCAAGGCGATTGCGGGCGTCACCCTCGGCCTGCACTACGTCGACACCGACATCAACCATGTCGATATCGCCGAGCCGCGCGTGATCTTCAGCGTCGCCAAGTCGTTCTGA
- a CDS encoding ammonium transporter → MKKLFAILLTILAVGFTGLAFADDAPAAGAAVAEAAKAATEAAAAAAPAAATVNKGDTAWMLISTALVAFMSIPGLALFYGGLVRSKNMLSVLMQVFVIFSLMIVLWFVYGYSVAFTEGNAFFGGLSKVFLKGITVDSVAATFTKGVGIPEFVYVVFQATFAAITPALIIGAFAERMKFTAVLLFMVLWFTFSYLPMAHMVWYWAGPDAYIDAAAGEAAGATAGFLFQKGALDFAGGTVVHINAAMAGLVGAFMIGKRVGYGRESMAPHSLTMTMIGASMLWVGWFGFNAGSNLEANGLTAMAFLNTMVATAAATLSWMFAEWMMKGKPSLLGAASGAVAGLVAITPACGWVGPMGGLVIGLLAGVVCLWGVNGLKRMLGADDALDVFGVHGVGGILGAMLTGVFVDPDLGGTGVYDYVANAVGSFDLAAQVTSQAWGVGVAIVWSGVVAAICYKIVDLLIGLRVPEDQEREGLDITSHGETAYHL, encoded by the coding sequence ATGAAAAAACTGTTCGCAATCCTGCTGACCATACTGGCGGTCGGCTTCACCGGCCTCGCGTTTGCCGATGACGCACCGGCTGCGGGTGCTGCCGTCGCCGAAGCCGCCAAGGCTGCGACCGAGGCTGCCGCTGCCGCAGCCCCGGCCGCCGCGACGGTCAACAAGGGCGACACCGCCTGGATGCTGATCTCCACCGCGCTGGTCGCCTTCATGTCGATCCCGGGCCTCGCGCTGTTCTACGGCGGCCTCGTGCGCTCGAAGAACATGCTGTCGGTGCTGATGCAGGTCTTCGTGATCTTCTCGCTGATGATCGTGCTGTGGTTCGTCTATGGCTACAGCGTCGCCTTCACCGAGGGGAACGCGTTCTTCGGCGGCCTATCGAAGGTCTTCCTGAAGGGCATCACCGTCGATTCCGTCGCGGCCACCTTCACCAAGGGCGTGGGCATCCCCGAATTCGTCTATGTGGTGTTCCAGGCGACTTTCGCGGCGATCACCCCGGCCCTGATCATCGGCGCCTTCGCCGAGCGGATGAAATTCACCGCCGTGCTGCTCTTCATGGTGCTGTGGTTCACCTTCTCCTACCTGCCGATGGCCCACATGGTCTGGTACTGGGCGGGTCCGGATGCCTACATCGACGCAGCCGCGGGTGAAGCCGCCGGCGCGACCGCAGGCTTCCTGTTCCAGAAGGGTGCGCTCGACTTCGCCGGCGGTACGGTCGTGCATATCAACGCCGCGATGGCGGGTCTGGTCGGTGCCTTCATGATCGGCAAGCGCGTCGGCTACGGCCGCGAATCGATGGCCCCGCACTCGCTGACGATGACCATGATCGGTGCCTCGATGCTGTGGGTGGGCTGGTTCGGCTTCAACGCCGGTTCAAACCTCGAAGCCAACGGCCTGACCGCGATGGCCTTCCTGAACACGATGGTCGCGACCGCCGCTGCCACCCTGTCCTGGATGTTCGCCGAATGGATGATGAAGGGTAAGCCCTCGCTGCTGGGCGCCGCTTCGGGTGCCGTCGCCGGCCTCGTGGCGATCACCCCGGCCTGCGGCTGGGTCGGCCCGATGGGCGGTCTCGTGATCGGCCTGCTCGCCGGCGTGGTCTGCCTGTGGGGTGTGAATGGCCTCAAGCGCATGCTCGGTGCCGATGACGCGCTCGACGTGTTCGGCGTGCATGGCGTGGGCGGCATCCTCGGTGCGATGCTGACCGGTGTGTTCGTCGATCCGGACCTCGGCGGCACCGGGGTCTACGACTACGTCGCGAACGCAGTCGGCTCCTTCGACCTCGCCGCTCAGGTCACCAGCCAGGCCTGGGGCGTCGGCGTCGCGATCGTCTGGTCGGGCGTCGTGGCAGCCATCTGCTACAAGATCGTCGATCTGCTGATCGGTCTGCGCGTGCCGGAAGACCAGGAACGCGAAGGCCTCGACATCACGTCGCACGGCGAAACCGCCTACCACCTGTAA
- a CDS encoding methyl-accepting chemotaxis protein yields the protein MRLQLSLRAKLHALAGLAMAIIVALSALIFHGNATSTEALREVYEENVIPLQHIREIHDLLGEIRFRIAGVITDQMPAPGSRRHLAEASEALPKLWTAYRQQSMAAPDGSEEHELTGTLEAGIAKLPALFRKLDESYAAANDKELLTGILEEDWPVVITGVSKPLAALIDLRTQQVEKVYRHAELKEQHFNRIAIGLVVAAVTLLTMFTAWIIRSITASLGEIRHALDCVARGDLTAKATARGSDELGEMAGAINHTLATLCETMSHVRESSDRVAGASGHVRQSAADIRTRAETQSGEVMKLTAAMQQLTVSVAEISSGSTQVSDAAARAQRAAESGEQLMRESRATTDRAQLAAARSSDAVSALSASIQQISAISTVIREIADQTNLLALNAAIEAARAGEAGRGFAVVADEVRKLAERTGHSTAEIGAIIHAVEEQADSAVSAMREVDSDVEEDMRTIVRLETAFGEILAAARQVSTLAGGIAHSTREQQLVADQTASGMETISQAVEHTSTTIGMMAGAADESAKSADILRQVVGRFRTA from the coding sequence ATGCGGCTTCAGCTATCCCTCAGGGCCAAACTCCACGCGCTCGCCGGCCTTGCCATGGCAATCATCGTGGCGCTCTCGGCGCTGATTTTTCATGGCAACGCGACATCCACCGAAGCGCTTCGCGAAGTCTACGAAGAGAACGTCATCCCGCTGCAGCACATTCGCGAGATCCACGATCTGCTCGGTGAAATACGCTTCCGCATTGCCGGAGTCATTACCGATCAGATGCCGGCCCCTGGCTCCCGACGGCACCTCGCGGAGGCCAGCGAAGCACTGCCGAAACTCTGGACGGCCTACCGGCAGCAAAGCATGGCGGCACCCGACGGCAGCGAAGAGCACGAACTGACGGGAACCTTGGAAGCGGGCATCGCGAAATTACCTGCGCTGTTCCGGAAACTGGATGAGTCATATGCTGCAGCGAACGACAAGGAGCTGCTCACGGGCATCCTCGAAGAGGATTGGCCGGTCGTGATCACCGGCGTATCAAAGCCGCTGGCCGCGCTAATCGACCTGCGCACTCAGCAGGTCGAGAAGGTCTATCGCCACGCCGAGCTCAAGGAACAACACTTCAACCGCATCGCGATCGGCCTGGTCGTAGCTGCGGTCACCCTGCTGACAATGTTCACGGCCTGGATCATCCGTTCGATCACGGCCTCACTAGGCGAGATCCGGCATGCACTCGACTGCGTCGCGCGGGGCGACTTGACGGCCAAGGCGACGGCACGAGGCAGCGACGAATTGGGAGAAATGGCGGGAGCCATCAACCACACGCTGGCAACCCTTTGCGAGACGATGTCGCACGTGCGCGAGAGCTCGGACCGGGTGGCGGGTGCGTCCGGGCACGTCCGCCAGAGCGCGGCCGACATCCGAACCCGGGCCGAGACACAATCCGGCGAAGTGATGAAGCTGACCGCCGCGATGCAGCAGCTGACGGTTTCGGTAGCCGAGATCTCCTCCGGCTCAACCCAAGTCTCGGATGCAGCGGCACGCGCACAGCGGGCGGCGGAAAGCGGCGAGCAGCTCATGCGCGAGAGCCGCGCAACCACCGACCGCGCACAGCTGGCGGCAGCGCGTTCCTCCGATGCCGTGAGCGCACTATCCGCCTCGATCCAACAGATCAGTGCGATCTCCACAGTGATCCGCGAGATCGCCGATCAAACCAATCTCTTGGCGCTCAATGCGGCAATCGAGGCGGCGCGTGCGGGTGAGGCCGGACGAGGCTTCGCGGTGGTCGCCGACGAGGTGCGTAAGCTCGCCGAGCGCACCGGTCATAGCACCGCGGAGATCGGAGCGATCATCCACGCCGTGGAAGAGCAGGCCGACAGCGCCGTATCGGCGATGCGCGAGGTTGATTCCGACGTTGAGGAGGATATGCGCACCATCGTGCGCCTGGAGACGGCCTTTGGCGAAATCCTCGCGGCGGCACGGCAAGTGTCGACCCTTGCGGGCGGGATTGCACATTCGACGCGGGAACAGCAGCTCGTCGCCGACCAGACCGCCAGCGGGATGGAAACGATCTCGCAGGCGGTCGAGCATACCAGCACGACCATCGGCATGATGGCGGGGGCTGCCGACGAATCCGCCAAGAGCGCGGATATCCTGCGCCAGGTCGTCGGGCGCTTCCGCACCGCGTGA
- the ilvA gene encoding threonine ammonia-lyase: MSPSSVPLDLAALRLAQDRIRDAVIRTVQWQNDPLSEELGVPLRLKLENLQRTGSFKLRGATHKIGRLLDSDTPPTGVVAASAGNHAQGVARAAAQCGLRAVVVMPTNAPLTKIQSCRKLGADVRLVGDNLEVAADEARRLAKEEDLAFLHPYDDWDVIAGQASCGLEMLEDAPDMTVAIVPLGGGGLISGIALALKLQNPAIRVIGVQTETVAPWRNFLRDGSLEEVLPGAHTIADGIKVKRPGLLTRQVIARYVDEIVTVDDNAIAEAIVTLLERTRTIGEGAGVVGLAALMQKKIVLAPDDRAVVVISGGNVDMTLVGRSIDYGLASSGRLMCVAVTISDAPGQLLGLLKTVAELGMNVRHVEHRRGELHVAVGMTEVILQMETRDADHQRALLTQLATQGLRVRNLLV, from the coding sequence ATGTCACCATCTTCCGTGCCGCTCGATCTTGCGGCCCTGCGTCTTGCCCAGGATCGCATCCGCGACGCCGTGATCCGCACCGTCCAGTGGCAGAACGACCCCCTGTCCGAAGAGCTCGGCGTGCCGCTGCGGCTCAAGCTCGAGAACCTGCAGCGCACGGGCTCCTTCAAGCTGCGCGGCGCGACGCACAAGATTGGCCGGCTGCTCGATTCGGACACGCCGCCCACCGGTGTCGTCGCGGCCTCGGCCGGCAACCACGCGCAAGGCGTCGCGCGCGCGGCGGCGCAGTGCGGCCTGCGCGCGGTGGTCGTGATGCCCACCAATGCGCCGCTGACGAAGATCCAGTCCTGCCGCAAACTCGGTGCCGACGTGCGCCTCGTCGGCGACAACCTCGAAGTCGCCGCCGACGAAGCGCGCCGGCTCGCGAAGGAGGAAGATCTCGCCTTCCTGCATCCCTACGACGACTGGGACGTGATCGCCGGCCAGGCGAGCTGCGGCCTCGAAATGCTCGAAGACGCACCCGACATGACGGTCGCGATCGTGCCGCTCGGCGGCGGCGGTCTGATCTCCGGCATCGCGCTCGCGCTCAAGCTGCAGAACCCGGCGATCCGGGTGATCGGGGTGCAGACCGAGACCGTCGCCCCGTGGCGCAACTTCCTGCGCGACGGTTCGCTGGAGGAGGTGCTGCCGGGTGCCCACACCATCGCCGACGGCATCAAGGTCAAGCGGCCCGGGCTGCTGACGCGCCAGGTCATCGCGCGCTACGTCGACGAGATCGTCACCGTCGACGACAACGCAATCGCCGAAGCCATCGTCACTTTGCTTGAACGCACCCGCACGATCGGGGAGGGCGCGGGCGTGGTCGGGCTCGCGGCGCTGATGCAGAAGAAGATCGTGCTGGCCCCGGACGACCGTGCGGTGGTCGTGATTTCGGGCGGCAACGTGGACATGACGCTCGTCGGGCGCTCGATCGACTACGGCCTCGCGTCGAGCGGCCGGCTGATGTGCGTCGCGGTGACGATCTCGGACGCCCCGGGACAGTTGCTGGGGCTCTTGAAGACGGTTGCGGAACTCGGCATGAACGTGCGCCATGTCGAACACCGGCGCGGCGAGCTGCACGTCGCGGTGGGCATGACCGAGGTGATCCTGCAGATGGAGACGCGTGACGCCGACCATCAGCGTGCGCTGCTGACGCAGCTTGCGACGCAGGGACTGCGGGTGCGCAATCTCCTCGTGTAA
- the thrH gene encoding bifunctional phosphoserine phosphatase/homoserine phosphotransferase ThrH: MQIVCLDLEGVLVPEIWIEFAERTGIPELRRTTRDEPNYDTLMKYRLNILAERKLGLPDIQDVIASMGPMPGARDFLDDLRASYQVVILSDTFQEFAKPLMKQLGWPTLLCHSLVADEQGMLVDYRLRMPDQKREAVKRFKELKLTVVAAGDSYNDTAMLGEAHGGILFHPPENVIREFPQFPVTRSYPELRREIDKAFARVA; the protein is encoded by the coding sequence GTGCAGATCGTCTGTCTCGACCTCGAAGGTGTGCTGGTTCCCGAAATCTGGATCGAATTCGCCGAGCGTACCGGCATCCCCGAACTGCGCCGCACGACGCGCGACGAGCCGAACTACGACACGTTGATGAAGTACCGCCTGAACATCCTGGCGGAAAGGAAGCTCGGCCTGCCCGACATCCAGGACGTCATCGCCAGCATGGGCCCGATGCCCGGCGCGCGCGACTTCCTCGACGACCTGCGCGCGAGCTACCAGGTCGTGATCCTGTCGGACACCTTCCAGGAATTCGCCAAGCCGCTGATGAAGCAGCTCGGCTGGCCGACGCTGCTGTGCCACTCGCTCGTCGCCGACGAGCAGGGCATGCTCGTCGACTACCGCCTGCGCATGCCGGACCAGAAGCGCGAAGCCGTCAAGCGCTTCAAGGAGCTGAAGCTCACCGTCGTTGCCGCGGGTGACTCCTACAACGACACGGCGATGCTGGGCGAAGCCCACGGCGGCATCCTGTTCCATCCGCCGGAAAACGTGATCCGCGAATTCCCGCAATTCCCGGTCACCCGCAGCTACCCCGAACTGCGCCGCGAGATCGACAAGGCCTTCGCGCGCGTCGCCTGA